A section of the Dehalobacter sp. DCM genome encodes:
- a CDS encoding MBL fold metallo-hydrolase, whose amino-acid sequence MIEKLVLPYIGANCYVVICDVSKKAILIDPGSGSRMILERVKDLGVQVEIIVLTHGHFDHIGAVEEVRHALGAKVAIHTDDADMLSDPSKNVSALFGSKKTFSAAEILLEDGQEICVGNKKMKVIHTPGHTPGGICLLDEADNALFSGDTLFCGAIGRSDFPGGDLRQLINGIESKLMVLDDGIRVFPGHEASTTIGQERRYNPFLMG is encoded by the coding sequence ATGATTGAAAAATTAGTATTGCCGTACATCGGTGCGAATTGTTACGTCGTCATTTGCGATGTCAGTAAAAAAGCGATCCTAATCGATCCGGGATCCGGAAGTCGTATGATCTTGGAACGGGTGAAAGATTTAGGGGTCCAAGTGGAAATTATTGTGCTGACCCACGGACACTTTGATCATATCGGAGCGGTTGAAGAAGTAAGACATGCTTTAGGAGCCAAGGTGGCTATTCATACGGATGACGCTGACATGCTGTCAGACCCATCCAAAAATGTTTCAGCATTATTTGGGAGTAAGAAAACTTTTTCCGCGGCGGAAATCCTGCTGGAAGATGGTCAGGAAATCTGCGTTGGCAATAAGAAGATGAAAGTTATCCATACGCCGGGCCATACTCCCGGCGGGATCTGCCTATTGGATGAAGCAGACAATGCCTTATTCAGCGGCGATACATTATTCTGTGGTGCTATTGGCCGTTCGGATTTTCCGGGAGGAGACCTGCGTCAACTGATCAATGGAATTGAGAGTAAATTGATGGTTTTAGACGATGGTATCCGGGTCTTTCCCGGGCATGAAGCGTCTACCACGATTGGTCAGGAAAGAAGATATAATCCATTCTTAATGGGGTAA
- a CDS encoding RelA/SpoT family protein produces the protein MTFEQLKEKLVQNANPYNLEKIEEAYLFADDAHAGQLRNSGEKYIHHPVEVASILAELEMDDSTIIAALLHDVAEDTDKSLENIRQIFGDEVAGLVDGVTKLGRIAYKSKVEVQVENLRKMFLAMAKDIRVILIKLADRLHNMRTLKYQSEHKQKEIAQETLEIYAPLANRLGIFRIKWELEDLAFRYLHPQEYYDLVEGISLKRKERQEQIEEVIKQLKERLDDVGIVADIAGRPKHFYSIYKKMLDQNKDLSEIFDLTAVRVIVETVNDCYGALGIIHTLWKPIPGRFKDYIAMPKPNMYQSLHTTLIGNHGDPFEIQIRTWEMHRTAEYGIAAHWKYKEGKKVESNFEQKLSWIRQLLEVQHDSREDAGEFMESLKIDLFADTVFVFTPKGDVVELPAESVPIDFAYRVHTDVGHRCIGAKINGRIVPLDTKLKNGDIVEILTTKTPTGPSRDWVCMVKTSQAKNKIRQWFKKEKREENIIRGREGFEREARKLGLDPATALKQDNLLKLGRSFGFKDIEDFYATMGDGAITFKKALGRLREDIIREELKPLVLPIQSEHKHPVKHSQGVSVKGVDNILIRFSRCCNPLPGDLIIGFITRGRGVSIHRKDCTELVVLTAEEQQRLVEVEWENNIETIYPVDIEIIGLDRVALVSDIMNVITETRTHMLGINARVGKDRVSHIRLRIEVKNLEHLNYVLNRFRKVKEVTVVERIQGGGLP, from the coding sequence CGATGACGCTCATGCGGGGCAGCTGCGGAATTCCGGGGAAAAGTATATTCACCATCCGGTTGAAGTCGCTTCGATCCTTGCCGAACTGGAAATGGACGATTCAACGATCATTGCTGCTTTGCTGCATGACGTGGCCGAGGATACGGATAAAAGCCTTGAGAATATACGGCAGATTTTTGGCGACGAGGTTGCCGGGCTGGTTGACGGTGTAACAAAACTCGGCAGGATCGCCTACAAAAGCAAGGTTGAAGTCCAGGTTGAAAATCTGCGCAAAATGTTCTTAGCAATGGCAAAAGATATCCGTGTCATTTTGATCAAATTGGCCGATCGATTGCATAATATGCGCACGTTAAAATATCAATCCGAGCATAAACAGAAGGAGATTGCTCAGGAAACACTGGAAATTTATGCTCCTTTAGCGAATCGTTTGGGGATTTTTCGTATTAAGTGGGAACTTGAGGATTTAGCCTTTCGCTACCTGCATCCCCAAGAATATTATGATTTAGTCGAAGGGATATCGTTAAAGAGAAAAGAAAGGCAAGAACAGATTGAAGAAGTCATCAAGCAGTTAAAAGAAAGGCTCGATGACGTTGGGATTGTTGCAGATATTGCCGGCAGGCCAAAGCATTTCTATAGTATTTATAAAAAAATGTTGGATCAGAATAAGGACTTGAGTGAAATCTTTGATTTGACGGCAGTGCGGGTGATTGTCGAAACCGTCAATGATTGTTACGGCGCCCTGGGGATCATTCACACCCTATGGAAACCAATCCCAGGCAGATTCAAGGATTACATCGCCATGCCTAAGCCGAATATGTATCAATCACTGCATACAACGCTGATCGGCAACCATGGCGATCCGTTTGAGATCCAAATCCGGACGTGGGAAATGCACCGCACAGCGGAGTATGGTATTGCTGCGCACTGGAAATATAAAGAGGGTAAAAAAGTAGAAAGCAATTTTGAACAAAAACTCTCCTGGATTCGGCAACTCTTAGAAGTACAGCATGATTCCCGAGAGGATGCCGGCGAGTTCATGGAATCCTTGAAAATTGATTTATTTGCTGATACTGTCTTTGTATTTACTCCCAAAGGGGATGTCGTTGAACTGCCGGCAGAATCTGTTCCCATCGATTTTGCTTACCGCGTGCACACGGATGTTGGACATCGGTGTATCGGGGCTAAGATCAATGGCCGCATTGTCCCGCTGGATACGAAATTAAAAAACGGCGATATCGTAGAGATATTGACAACAAAAACCCCCACCGGGCCCAGCAGAGACTGGGTTTGTATGGTCAAGACCTCTCAGGCCAAGAACAAGATTCGGCAGTGGTTTAAAAAAGAAAAAAGAGAAGAAAATATTATCCGAGGGCGTGAAGGCTTTGAGCGTGAGGCGAGAAAACTGGGGCTTGATCCTGCAACTGCTCTTAAACAGGATAATTTGCTCAAATTAGGCCGAAGCTTTGGGTTTAAAGATATCGAGGATTTTTATGCGACGATGGGTGATGGGGCGATCACTTTCAAAAAAGCACTTGGTCGTCTGAGAGAAGACATTATTCGTGAAGAACTCAAGCCACTTGTTTTACCGATCCAATCCGAGCATAAGCACCCAGTTAAACATTCACAAGGGGTATCCGTCAAAGGTGTTGATAATATTCTCATTCGGTTCTCCCGGTGCTGCAACCCACTTCCCGGTGATTTGATCATTGGCTTCATTACCAGGGGACGCGGCGTATCCATACACCGCAAGGACTGCACCGAACTTGTCGTTTTGACTGCTGAAGAACAGCAGCGGCTTGTGGAGGTTGAATGGGAAAATAACATCGAAACGATCTATCCGGTCGATATAGAAATTATCGGGTTGGATCGCGTTGCGCTGGTCAGCGATATCATGAATGTCATCACGGAAACGCGTACGCATATGTTAGGGATCAATGCCCGGGTTGGAAAAGACCGTGTCTCGCATATCCGTCTGCGAATCGAAGTTAAGAATCTTGAGCATCTGAATTATGTACTAAACCGCTTCCGTAAGGTCAAAGAAGTAACCGTCGTTGAAAGAATCCAGGGCGGAGGTCTTCCGTAA